The following coding sequences lie in one Microvirga sp. 17 mud 1-3 genomic window:
- a CDS encoding aspartate-semialdehyde dehydrogenase: MGYKVAVVGATGNVGREMLNILAERAFPADEVVALASRRSQGTEVSYGDKTLKTKALDTYDFSDVDLCLMSAGGEVSKEWSPKIAAQGVVVIDNSSAWRYDPEVPLVVPEVNAEAVREMKKNIIANPNCSTAQLVVALKPLHDHATIRRVVVSTYQSVSGAGKDGMDELDRQTKALYSLQDVQEKKFPKRIAFNLIPHIDVFMEDGFTKEEWKMMVETKKILDPKIKLTATCVRVPVFISHSEAVNVEFEKPITADEARDILRAAPGIVVVDKREPGGYITPHEAAGEDATYISRIREDITVENGLAFWCVSDNLRKGAALNAIQIAEAMANRNLLPSKKKAA; this comes from the coding sequence ATGGGTTACAAGGTCGCTGTCGTCGGCGCGACGGGCAATGTGGGCCGCGAGATGCTCAATATCCTGGCCGAGCGGGCCTTCCCGGCCGACGAGGTGGTGGCGCTGGCCTCCCGCCGCAGCCAGGGCACGGAAGTGTCCTACGGCGACAAGACGTTGAAGACCAAGGCGCTCGACACCTACGATTTCTCCGATGTGGACCTGTGCCTCATGTCGGCGGGCGGCGAGGTCTCGAAGGAGTGGTCGCCGAAGATCGCCGCCCAGGGCGTCGTCGTGATCGACAACTCCTCGGCCTGGCGCTACGACCCCGAGGTTCCGCTCGTGGTGCCGGAGGTGAATGCCGAGGCGGTGCGCGAGATGAAGAAGAACATCATCGCCAATCCGAACTGCTCCACGGCCCAGCTCGTGGTGGCGCTCAAGCCCCTCCATGACCACGCTACCATCCGGCGCGTGGTGGTCTCCACCTATCAGTCGGTTTCCGGCGCCGGCAAGGACGGCATGGACGAGCTCGACCGCCAGACCAAGGCGCTCTACTCGCTCCAGGATGTGCAGGAAAAGAAGTTTCCCAAGCGCATCGCCTTCAACCTGATCCCCCATATCGACGTGTTCATGGAGGACGGGTTCACGAAGGAAGAGTGGAAGATGATGGTCGAGACCAAGAAGATCCTCGACCCGAAGATCAAGCTCACGGCCACCTGCGTGCGCGTGCCGGTCTTCATCAGCCATTCCGAGGCCGTGAACGTGGAGTTCGAGAAGCCGATCACGGCGGACGAGGCCCGGGATATCCTGCGCGCCGCGCCCGGAATCGTGGTCGTCGATAAGCGCGAGCCCGGCGGCTACATCACGCCGCACGAGGCGGCCGGCGAGGACGCCACCTACATCTCGCGCATCCGCGAGGACATCACGGTCGAGAACGGCCTCGCCTTCTGGTGCGTCTCCGACAATCTGCGCAAGGGCGCGGCCCTCAACGCGATCCAGATCGCCGAGGCGATGGCAAACCGCAACCTGCTGCCCTCCAAGAAGAAGGCCGCCTGA
- a CDS encoding sulfite oxidase → MDRRDDIPELKAKDGLSLLGRIPLVAETPEEKLDDATTPVSRFFVRNNGLLPEVPEAPERWSLTIDGEIERPLRLTVEELKRRFRVKTFRMVLECGGNGRSFLVPPAEGNPWTHGGVGCAEWTGVSLSDVLREAGLKSSAVYTAHYGADPDKSGSRDTPSISRGMRIEKALEEHTLLAFAMNGEPLPFLHGGPVRLVVPGWPGSLSQKWLTRIWIRDREHDGPGMTGLSYRLPVKPVQPGASLEGVPLRILESMPVRSIVTAPADGTAFPAGTRSIAVRGAAWAGDDTVVSVALSLDRGATWTDAMLEPPRNRYDWTRWSATLPVPANGPYEIWARATDSTGRSQPLEPDNWNPNGYGCNAVHRVAITVGLGA, encoded by the coding sequence GTGGATCGACGCGACGACATTCCCGAGCTGAAGGCCAAGGACGGCCTCTCGCTCCTCGGCCGGATCCCGCTCGTGGCCGAAACGCCCGAGGAGAAGCTCGACGACGCCACGACCCCGGTTTCCCGGTTCTTCGTCCGCAACAACGGCCTGCTTCCAGAGGTCCCCGAAGCACCGGAACGCTGGAGCCTCACAATCGACGGGGAGATTGAGCGCCCGCTCCGTCTCACTGTGGAAGAGCTGAAGCGCCGGTTTCGGGTAAAAACCTTCCGCATGGTGCTGGAATGCGGCGGCAATGGCCGCTCCTTCCTGGTGCCCCCGGCGGAGGGCAATCCCTGGACCCATGGGGGTGTCGGCTGCGCGGAATGGACCGGCGTCTCTTTAAGCGACGTGCTGCGCGAGGCGGGCCTGAAATCCTCCGCCGTCTACACGGCCCATTACGGCGCCGATCCGGACAAGTCCGGCAGCCGCGACACGCCTTCCATTTCCCGCGGCATGCGGATCGAGAAGGCGCTTGAGGAGCACACCCTCCTGGCCTTCGCCATGAACGGCGAGCCCCTGCCGTTCCTCCATGGCGGCCCCGTGCGCCTCGTGGTGCCGGGATGGCCGGGCTCCCTCAGCCAGAAATGGCTGACGCGGATCTGGATCCGCGACCGGGAGCATGACGGCCCGGGCATGACGGGCCTGTCCTACCGGCTGCCCGTGAAACCGGTTCAGCCGGGCGCGAGCCTGGAGGGCGTGCCGCTGCGCATCCTCGAATCGATGCCCGTGCGCAGCATCGTCACGGCGCCGGCGGACGGGACTGCCTTTCCGGCCGGGACGCGCTCCATCGCGGTGCGCGGCGCCGCCTGGGCGGGCGACGACACGGTGGTCAGCGTCGCACTCTCCCTCGACCGGGGCGCTACCTGGACCGACGCAATGCTCGAACCCCCGCGCAACCGCTACGACTGGACGCGCTGGTCCGCGACCCTGCCGGTACCGGCGAACGGGCCTTATGAGATCTGGGCGCGGGCCACCGATTCAACGGGGCGCTCCCAGCCTCTCGAACCGGACAACTGGAATCCCAACGGCTACGGCTGCAACGCCGTTCACCGGGTTGCGATCACGGTCGGGCTGGGGGCGTAG
- a CDS encoding CoA ester lyase, with translation MTDIRPRRSALYMPGSNARALEKARTLPADVLILDLEDAVAPDAKAEARAQVCAALGQGGFGPREVAVRVNALDTPWGEDDLAAVAAAAPDAILVPKVSSPEALAAIGLRLRRLRAPERVRVWAMIETAQAILRADAIAGTAHDVDARLACFVLGLNDLARETRARQVPGRAPMLPWMMTALAAARANGIDILDGVCNDLSDTAALRAECLQARDGGFDGKTLIHPNQIATANEVFSPSAEEVSEARLIAEAFDKPENAKKGAIALGGRMVERLHAEMARRVLGLAEAIEARQAGPSS, from the coding sequence ATGACCGACATTCGCCCGCGCCGCAGCGCCCTCTACATGCCGGGCTCGAACGCCCGCGCGCTGGAAAAGGCCAGGACCCTACCGGCGGACGTGCTGATCCTCGACCTGGAGGACGCGGTGGCACCGGACGCCAAGGCGGAGGCCCGGGCGCAGGTCTGTGCGGCTCTCGGTCAGGGCGGCTTCGGGCCCCGCGAGGTGGCGGTGCGCGTCAACGCCCTCGACACCCCCTGGGGCGAGGACGATCTCGCGGCCGTCGCGGCGGCTGCGCCGGATGCGATCCTCGTTCCCAAGGTCTCGTCGCCCGAAGCGCTGGCGGCCATCGGCCTGCGCCTGCGCCGCCTGAGGGCGCCCGAGCGCGTCCGCGTCTGGGCCATGATCGAGACCGCCCAGGCGATCCTGCGGGCGGACGCCATCGCGGGCACGGCCCATGACGTGGATGCCCGCCTCGCCTGCTTCGTGCTGGGCCTCAACGATCTCGCCCGGGAGACCCGCGCCAGGCAGGTGCCCGGCCGCGCGCCCATGCTGCCCTGGATGATGACCGCCCTCGCGGCGGCGCGCGCCAACGGCATCGACATCCTGGACGGGGTCTGCAACGACCTCTCCGACACGGCGGCGCTGCGGGCCGAGTGCCTCCAGGCCCGCGATGGCGGCTTCGACGGCAAGACGCTGATCCACCCCAACCAGATCGCGACCGCGAACGAGGTTTTTTCGCCCTCCGCCGAGGAGGTGAGCGAGGCGCGCCTGATCGCCGAGGCCTTCGACAAGCCGGAAAACGCCAAGAAAGGCGCCATCGCGCTCGGCGGCCGCATGGTGGAGCGCCTCCACGCCGAGATGGCGCGGCGGGTGCTCGGCCTGGCTGAAGCCATCGAGGCCCGGCAAGCGGGGCCGTCTTCCTGA